One genomic window of Evansella cellulosilytica DSM 2522 includes the following:
- a CDS encoding DUF771 domain-containing protein, with the protein MQKLKAEVVITIPEDMVLITRVEYEMLKQKELSGLYWNMKDLEKRINKKSEWIKENILYPGRFRKILDINKGGFVYYPETKGQHWSFQATKMAEFLDNNFGNIFSGKIQ; encoded by the coding sequence TTGCAAAAACTAAAAGCCGAAGTTGTAATAACAATTCCAGAGGATATGGTACTTATTACAAGAGTTGAATATGAAATGTTAAAGCAAAAAGAATTATCGGGTTTGTATTGGAACATGAAAGATCTTGAAAAACGTATCAATAAAAAGTCAGAATGGATCAAAGAAAATATTCTATATCCTGGAAGGTTCAGAAAGATACTTGACATTAATAAAGGAGGATTTGTTTATTATCCCGAAACAAAAGGTCAACACTGGTCTTTTCAGGCTACTAAAATGGCTGAATTTCTGGATAATAACTTTGGAAATATATTTAGCGGGAAAATACAATAA